TTCTATTCGAAAAACGACTGGTCTTAACTACATTCGGTTATCTGACGGATTCACACATTACCAACTTGATGGGCCTGAAAGTGGAGAGGTGGTTGTTCTCGTGCATGGTGGTACCATCCCTCATTGGGCATGGGATAAACAGATACAAGCACTCACAAGGCAAGGCTATCGTGTACTCAGTTACGACAAGTTCGGTCGTGGCTATTCAGACCGACCTGACATAGCCTATGATCAAGCACTGTATCAGCGCCAGCTGAGCGAACTAGTCAACTCACTTTCAATCTCCACACCATTCCATTTAGTTGGCGTCTCTCTCGGCGCTGGCACTGCCGTTAACTTTGCATCTCAAAACCCAAATAAGGTAGATAAGCTGGTCTTGATCGCACCTGTTGTCGATGATTATAAGGTGCCCGCAATTTTTAAAACTCCAGTGCTAGGAGAAGCTGCGGCTCGATTTGTTGGCAAAAGCACCTTGATTGCAAGATTCCGTGATTTATATGGCAACAGCCCAAACTCAGAACACTACCTAAAGCTATACCACGAGCAGATGACCTATGATGGATTTCAGCGCTCTTTGCTCTCAATGCTAAGAAGCGATGCTCTGGGTGATTACACTAAAGCGTATGACTTGTTAGGAAAGCAGAAACAAAGCACTATGATCATTTGGGGAACCGAAGATAAAGAGATATCCCGCGAAATGATTGATGATGCGCGATCGAGAATCCCAAACAGTAAATTTGTGGCGATTGCTGACTCTGGCCATGGAGTTTCGCTGCAAAAAGCCAACGTAGTCAATGACAGGATTATTGGTTTTCTGAAAAACTGAAATAGGAGGCGATTTGCCTCCTACTTTTTGATTTTTATAAAATTTACTGTAATTAGCTAGTTGGGAAAGATCACTTTCTTAGGAACATAAGAATCGACAAGGCTACCATCTCCTAGTTGTCCATAGTAATTGTCGCCCCAA
This genomic stretch from Vibrio marisflavi CECT 7928 harbors:
- a CDS encoding alpha/beta fold hydrolase, with protein sequence MKTWKGIAAVFFGLIIITTIGYISLNPETQPLNDSIRKTTGLNYIRLSDGFTHYQLDGPESGEVVVLVHGGTIPHWAWDKQIQALTRQGYRVLSYDKFGRGYSDRPDIAYDQALYQRQLSELVNSLSISTPFHLVGVSLGAGTAVNFASQNPNKVDKLVLIAPVVDDYKVPAIFKTPVLGEAAARFVGKSTLIARFRDLYGNSPNSEHYLKLYHEQMTYDGFQRSLLSMLRSDALGDYTKAYDLLGKQKQSTMIIWGTEDKEISREMIDDARSRIPNSKFVAIADSGHGVSLQKANVVNDRIIGFLKN